A region from the Mya arenaria isolate MELC-2E11 chromosome 2, ASM2691426v1 genome encodes:
- the LOC128220698 gene encoding uncharacterized protein LOC128220698, translated as MLCGSCISLSVPVCMSFSRVPDGPPLNKEILEIWEKYSQPAAVRKIQEEFEVLRSSPESCLRVKMFRLSQKCQKLRKQKRDGELRSILQSGFHAPEKKITEDVTLADESQIRQVQDAARKVVQENHKLKREIEHVEDTNENVSFQIEHYGKKLDIQMKLLDMMNDRYGEAMKYKRESHNLQHELELWQQKFQHISDQLDKTTNEISMLHEKVKKNSIRNLNKKIKTQRESHTN; from the exons ATGCTTTGTGGTTCGTGTATTTCTCTTTCAGTTCCAGTGTGCATGTCGTTTTCAAGAGTTCCTGatg GTCCACCATTGAACAAGGAAATTTTAGAAATCTGGGAGAAGTACAGTCAGCCTGCTGCAGTCAGAAAAATTCAAGAAGAGTTTGAAGTGTTGCGATCATCACCTGAATCATGTCTCAGAGTGAAGATGTTTCGTTTAAGTCAGAAATGCCAGAAGTTAAGAAAACAAAAGCGGGATGGTGAATTGCGTTCTATTTTGCAATCGGGTTTTCATGCACCTGAAAAAAAGATCACTGAAGATGTAACGCTTGCAGATGAAAGCCAAATAAGACAAGTGCAAGATGCTGCAAGGAAAGTTGTTCAGGAGAATCACAAGTTGAAGAGAGAAATAGAACATGTTGAAGATACAAATGAAAACGTTTCTTTTCAAATTGAACATTATggaaaaaaacttgacattcaGATGAAATTGTTAGATATGATGAATGATCGCTACGGAGAAGCCATGAAGTATAAAAGAGAATCTCACAACTTGCAACATGAACTGGAGTTATGGCAACAGAAATTTCAACACATATCAGATCAGCTAGATAAAACAACCAATGAAATTTCAATGTTACATGAAAAGGTTAAGAAAAATTCCATAAGAAATCtgaacaaaaaaattaaaacgcaGAGAGAAAGCCATACTAATTAA